One stretch of Methanocellales archaeon DNA includes these proteins:
- a CDS encoding YHS domain-containing protein, with amino-acid sequence MAIDPVCKMTVDEKTAKFKSEYKGKTYYFCAPGCKKAFEENPEDYMG; translated from the coding sequence ATGGCAATAGACCCTGTATGTAAAATGACCGTAGACGAGAAGACGGCGAAGTTTAAGAGCGAATATAAAGGCAAAACCTATTATTTCTGTGCGCCGGGATGCAAAAAGGCGTTTGAGGAGAACCCCGAAGATTACATGGGATAG
- a CDS encoding Ig-like domain-containing protein, with product MNQTAELTCEMLIESTNTTTEIELPEGFELVSGNLTWKDGGGSVTVKAVKTGNWTVTAAAEHYVVTENGTLCHDWGSVDRVYIAVREDTAWISETPFIEIPPLPPGPVIVEPRVNITPELTPVKTPSGTIITPKPVTPPPVPSTGMEVNLSISNAPALNETAELICTITSISDAYNTTARIELPKGLVLASGNLSWNGDIIVPEEEKLKHPRPNRSDPEYDRLCEEYEYPKGRVEFSAVVKSVEIGNWTIAATAGYDVFTEECIRYGRLGDSDYVYVAVRENTAWISETLFTTEGPAPARQLNVTPPLPPVEPPSENITTPEPAKPPTPPTSSMPYSPQPKPETIIVYPGGPDFTVPLNLTYPHNQSLKPIIYYYRYGSGTLLPYPALVGDLSPTGSDIPVDTSISVQFERWIRPEVVKLEIEPYTEMSHAEREPAGIGGEKFTFYPAEPLQSETTYTVNVTFGFNRTEPLQCGEEYCAPYETITWIFTVESTIKRGEI from the coding sequence TTGAATCAGACAGCAGAATTGACGTGTGAGATGCTTATCGAGTCCACAAACACCACGACTGAAATCGAATTACCAGAAGGATTCGAGTTGGTCAGCGGAAATCTCACATGGAAAGATGGAGGAGGCAGCGTTACGGTGAAAGCTGTTAAAACTGGTAATTGGACCGTCACAGCAGCCGCTGAGCATTATGTGGTTACCGAAAATGGCACACTTTGTCATGATTGGGGCAGCGTAGATCGTGTTTACATAGCTGTGCGTGAAGATACTGCTTGGATAAGCGAAACTCCGTTTATAGAGATACCTCCACTGCCACCTGGACCAGTTATTGTAGAGCCTCGGGTGAATATCACTCCAGAACTAACACCAGTGAAAACTCCTTCTGGAACTATCATTACACCTAAACCAGTGACACCACCACCTGTGCCATCTACTGGAATGGAAGTAAATTTGTCTATTTCAAATGCACCAGCATTAAATGAGACAGCTGAATTAATCTGCACAATAACATCGATTTCTGATGCATATAATACTACAGCTCGAATCGAATTGCCAAAAGGGCTGGTTTTAGCGAGTGGCAACCTTTCTTGGAACGGAGACATTATTGTGCCAGAAGAGGAGAAACTTAAACATCCACGCCCGAATAGATCTGATCCAGAATATGATCGTTTGTGTGAAGAATATGAATATCCAAAAGGTAGAGTAGAATTCAGTGCTGTAGTAAAATCTGTTGAAATTGGAAATTGGACAATTGCCGCAACCGCTGGGTATGATGTATTCACTGAAGAATGTATACGATACGGACGACTAGGGGATTCGGATTATGTTTATGTCGCTGTACGGGAAAATACCGCTTGGATAAGTGAAACATTATTCACAACCGAAGGCCCAGCTCCAGCACGTCAATTGAATGTTACTCCACCATTACCACCTGTAGAACCCCCCTCAGAGAATATCACTACGCCTGAACCAGCGAAACCGCCAACACCACCCACATCATCGATGCCTTATAGTCCACAACCCAAACCTGAAACGATAATAGTATATCCCGGCGGTCCGGACTTCACCGTTCCTCTTAACCTCACGTATCCCCATAACCAGTCTCTTAAACCGATCATCTATTACTATCGGTACGGCAGTGGCACTCTTCTTCCTTATCCGGCTCTCGTTGGGGATTTATCCCCCACCGGGAGCGATATACCGGTTGATACGTCCATTTCAGTACAATTTGAACGATGGATACGACCTGAAGTGGTGAAACTGGAAATCGAGCCTTATACGGAAATGAGCCATGCCGAGAGAGAACCGGCGGGTATCGGCGGCGAAAAGTTCACCTTTTATCCAGCCGAACCATTGCAATCCGAAACGACCTATACTGTCAACGTCACGTTTGGTTTCAATAGGACTGAGCCTCTTCAGTGTGGTGAGGAGTATTGTGCACCGTATGAAACCATCACATGGATTTTCACTGTCGAGTCAACAATAAAAAGAGGGGAGATTTAA
- a CDS encoding heavy metal translocating P-type ATPase, with protein sequence MSENNRKKAEIKISGMTCATCATTIEKSLLDQEGVAGAKVNLGTETATVEYAPTKVNLAGLERAITDAGYGVIHEKATLKIGGMTCAVCVKTIETALKKLDGIFDATVNLGAERAYVTYNPRITTIADMKKAIEDVGYQYLGLEGEGAEDLEKLSRERDLREKRNRLLIGFAVAIPLMILMYAPISLPFSMAYFMLVVSTPAFIYVSSPIFRAAYRSLKNRNLNMDVMYSMGIGVAFVASLLGTFELVLTMDFLFYETALMLASFLTMGRYLEARAKGKTSESIKKLMGLQPKTATVLRDNREIEIQIADVQIGDKIIVKPGERIPVDGEVVEGESYVDESMITGEPLPTLKQKGDKVVGGTINKNSVITFSATKIGRDTVLSQIIKLVEEAQGSRPPVQRIADKVVSYFIPTVLAIAILAFTVWYVVLGNTLLFALTSLISVLVIACPCALGLATPTAVTVGVGRGAELGVLIKSGEALEMSEKLTSIVFDKTGTLTKGEPEVTDIIGFEIDEMALLRLAASVEKNSQHPLAEAIVRRAEEEGIVTEEIKGFDTFGGKGVTANAGGKELLIGNRALFEEKNISYSEHIEETIFRLEKEGKTAMLIASDDEMIGIIAVADTLKETTKESIKALKDMGLNVIMITGDNARTAHTIADQIGIDKVLAEVLPQDKAEEVKRLQNEGEIVAFVGDGINDAPALAQADVGIAIGSGTDVAIESGEIVLIKDDLMDSVAAVQLSKKVMSRIKQNLFWAFAYNTALLPMAAGILYPFFGITFKPELAGLAMAMSSVTVVTLSLMLKKYTPPAKRIRKESEGDAKK encoded by the coding sequence ATGTCAGAGAATAACAGAAAAAAAGCGGAAATCAAGATTTCTGGAATGACCTGCGCAACCTGCGCTACAACTATCGAAAAATCCCTGCTGGATCAGGAAGGAGTTGCAGGTGCAAAGGTGAATCTCGGGACTGAGACCGCCACCGTGGAGTATGCGCCAACAAAAGTAAATCTCGCAGGTCTTGAAAGGGCGATAACAGATGCAGGCTACGGCGTGATCCATGAAAAAGCCACGCTGAAGATCGGGGGAATGACCTGTGCGGTGTGCGTAAAAACCATTGAAACCGCCCTCAAAAAACTGGATGGTATCTTTGATGCTACGGTTAATCTCGGCGCTGAGAGAGCGTACGTTACCTACAACCCACGAATAACCACGATCGCAGATATGAAGAAAGCCATTGAAGATGTAGGTTATCAGTATCTCGGACTTGAGGGAGAAGGGGCAGAAGATTTGGAAAAACTCTCAAGGGAGCGAGATTTGCGAGAGAAGCGCAATAGACTCCTCATTGGTTTTGCCGTTGCTATTCCGCTCATGATTCTTATGTATGCTCCCATCAGCCTTCCTTTTTCAATGGCGTATTTCATGTTGGTAGTTTCAACTCCTGCTTTCATCTATGTAAGCTCTCCCATATTCCGAGCTGCATACAGATCACTTAAAAATAGAAATCTCAACATGGACGTCATGTATTCGATGGGGATAGGCGTAGCCTTTGTCGCAAGCCTTCTAGGTACTTTTGAGCTGGTATTGACCATGGATTTTCTGTTTTATGAAACTGCGCTTATGCTGGCCTCTTTTCTCACCATGGGGCGATATTTGGAGGCGAGAGCAAAAGGAAAAACCTCGGAATCGATAAAAAAATTGATGGGCTTGCAGCCAAAAACCGCCACCGTCCTTCGTGATAATCGTGAGATTGAAATACAGATCGCTGACGTTCAGATAGGCGATAAAATCATTGTGAAGCCAGGAGAGAGAATCCCGGTAGATGGGGAAGTCGTTGAGGGCGAGAGCTACGTGGATGAATCAATGATTACAGGAGAGCCTCTTCCTACTTTGAAGCAAAAAGGGGATAAGGTCGTTGGAGGCACGATTAACAAAAATAGCGTGATAACATTCAGCGCGACGAAAATAGGGCGTGACACCGTGCTCTCTCAAATTATAAAGCTTGTGGAAGAGGCGCAGGGCTCACGACCGCCCGTTCAGCGAATTGCAGACAAAGTGGTTAGCTATTTCATCCCAACGGTGCTGGCCATCGCAATTCTTGCCTTTACGGTCTGGTATGTTGTTCTCGGCAATACTCTGCTTTTTGCCCTTACCTCCCTGATCTCTGTGCTTGTCATCGCATGTCCCTGCGCTCTTGGGCTTGCGACGCCTACAGCGGTAACGGTGGGCGTAGGTCGTGGTGCAGAGCTCGGTGTGCTCATTAAGAGCGGTGAAGCGCTTGAAATGTCTGAGAAGTTGACTTCTATCGTTTTTGACAAAACGGGAACGCTTACAAAAGGCGAGCCGGAGGTTACCGACATAATCGGTTTCGAAATTGACGAAATGGCGTTGCTCAGGTTGGCAGCGAGCGTGGAGAAGAATTCGCAGCACCCCCTCGCAGAGGCGATAGTGAGACGGGCTGAGGAAGAAGGAATCGTGACCGAGGAGATCAAGGGCTTTGACACCTTTGGGGGAAAAGGTGTAACGGCAAATGCCGGGGGGAAAGAGCTGCTTATAGGTAACAGGGCACTTTTTGAAGAGAAAAATATCTCATATTCTGAGCATATTGAAGAAACGATATTTCGGCTCGAAAAAGAGGGGAAGACTGCCATGCTCATCGCCAGTGATGACGAAATGATTGGCATTATCGCTGTTGCCGATACCCTGAAAGAAACTACCAAGGAATCAATAAAAGCGTTGAAAGACATGGGGCTGAACGTCATCATGATCACTGGTGACAATGCACGAACTGCCCATACTATCGCAGATCAAATCGGTATAGATAAGGTATTGGCAGAGGTTTTGCCGCAGGATAAAGCGGAAGAAGTTAAGAGGCTGCAAAACGAGGGTGAAATAGTCGCGTTTGTAGGCGATGGAATTAATGATGCACCTGCATTGGCACAGGCTGATGTAGGCATCGCAATAGGCAGTGGTACGGATGTGGCAATCGAGAGTGGGGAGATCGTGCTTATAAAGGACGACCTTATGGATTCAGTTGCGGCGGTGCAATTGAGTAAAAAGGTGATGTCGAGGATTAAGCAAAATCTGTTCTGGGCTTTTGCTTATAACACTGCTCTCCTTCCCATGGCTGCGGGAATACTATATCCTTTTTTTGGGATCACTTTTAAACCCGAACTTGCAGGGCTGGCAATGGCGATGAGCTCTGTGACGGTAGTGACGCTTTCGTTGATGTTGAAAAAGTACACGCCGCCTGCAAAGAGAATAAGAAAAGAAAGCGAAGGTGATGCGAAAAAATGA
- a CDS encoding methyltransferase domain-containing protein, with product MEFFDLMSISHRYMEILNPSTSEKIIKLGNLLRLKKGSRVIDFGCGCAEPLTLWAEEFGINGIGIDISEDFCDRARKKLAVRGLSDRIEIVCSPALDYVFKEGAFDAATCIGSTFVFGGYQQTIQAMKRAVHQSGRLGIGETHWLSNQVHPEYAQKQVNTHTEAELAQFTRDEGFELEYIIRASYDDWDRYISDGWYGLIHWLEENPNHPDYEQVFNHFRIDQDDYLQFQHQYMGWAMYCLTPMKSHSV from the coding sequence ATGGAATTTTTTGACCTTATGAGTATTTCACACCGCTATATGGAGATACTAAACCCTTCCACGTCTGAAAAGATCATTAAACTTGGCAACCTACTCAGATTGAAAAAAGGAAGCCGGGTTATCGACTTCGGTTGTGGTTGTGCCGAGCCACTCACTCTATGGGCTGAGGAATTTGGTATCAATGGTATTGGCATAGATATATCCGAAGATTTCTGCGACCGGGCCAGGAAAAAGCTAGCCGTGAGAGGGTTGTCGGACCGAATCGAAATCGTTTGCTCCCCTGCGCTTGACTATGTATTTAAAGAGGGGGCTTTCGATGCAGCAACATGTATTGGATCAACGTTTGTTTTTGGCGGTTATCAGCAGACGATCCAAGCAATGAAGAGGGCTGTCCATCAGAGTGGACGCCTCGGTATCGGCGAAACTCATTGGCTTAGCAATCAGGTACATCCGGAATATGCCCAAAAACAGGTAAATACCCACACAGAAGCGGAACTTGCTCAATTTACCCGGGACGAAGGCTTTGAACTCGAATACATCATCCGTGCAAGCTACGACGACTGGGACAGATACATTTCGGATGGCTGGTATGGACTGATACATTGGCTTGAGGAAAATCCTAACCACCCTGACTATGAACAAGTATTCAATCATTTTCGTATTGACCAGGATGATTATTTACAGTTCCAGCACCAATATATGGGTTGGGCGATGTACTGCCTCACTCCCATGAAATCTCATTCGGTGTGA
- a CDS encoding CRISPR-associated endonuclease Cas1, with product MVIELKGHGEYLGVKHKGFALYRERKLKQVIPFHSLEGVLIAPNNTVSTNALVYLAMYNVPTILIS from the coding sequence GTGGTAATAGAATTGAAAGGACATGGGGAATATCTGGGGGTTAAACACAAGGGCTTTGCGTTGTATCGAGAAAGGAAATTAAAACAAGTGATTCCTTTTCACAGTTTAGAGGGCGTTTTAATTGCACCCAACAACACGGTTTCAACGAATGCTTTGGTGTATCTGGCTATGTATAACGTGCCAACAATCCTAATATCCTAA